From Serinicoccus profundi, the proteins below share one genomic window:
- a CDS encoding helix-turn-helix domain-containing protein, with amino-acid sequence MTTPIRNVDVHGDSPLEAWPYEALVTLIERGTARDWARITGAVRRDPWGPVARQVEEHLGYADASGRTALLGRAVASAREEAERAERAAVAAEVDHLIELSGLTAADFARRLGTSAPRLSTYRSGTVVPSAALVLRMRRVAGVPESSVLP; translated from the coding sequence GTGACCACGCCGATCCGCAACGTCGACGTCCATGGCGACAGTCCGCTCGAGGCCTGGCCCTATGAGGCCCTCGTGACGCTGATCGAGCGGGGCACCGCTCGCGACTGGGCCAGGATCACCGGGGCCGTGCGGCGCGATCCCTGGGGGCCGGTGGCGCGTCAGGTCGAGGAACACCTCGGGTATGCCGACGCCTCCGGTCGCACCGCGCTGCTCGGTCGGGCGGTCGCCTCGGCCCGCGAGGAGGCCGAGCGGGCCGAGCGGGCCGCGGTGGCTGCGGAGGTGGACCACCTGATCGAGCTGAGCGGTCTGACGGCTGCGGACTTCGCGCGGCGGCTGGGCACGTCGGCGCCGCGGCTGTCGACCTACCGCTCCGGGACCGTCGTGCCGTCCGCGGCGCTCGTGCTCCGGATGCGGCGGGTCGCCGGTGTGCCGGAGTCGTCGGTGCTGCCCTGA
- a CDS encoding DinB family protein yields MTSRSAEHDGLLACLSAQRACVLAIVSDLDETSWRRSVVPTGWTPLGLLEHLGEAERLWGQIVLAGRVTPRQWPSAEADRADAGFVSDQGVVDVIAFYQDQCRQTDRVLAGLAPDDRPPGVRRPDLPTPVDNVRDVVLHLVEETARHAGHLDIARELLDGRTGLGPR; encoded by the coding sequence ATGACATCCCGGTCCGCCGAGCACGACGGCCTCCTGGCCTGTCTCTCGGCACAACGAGCCTGCGTCCTGGCGATCGTCTCGGACCTCGACGAGACGTCGTGGCGCCGCTCCGTCGTCCCGACCGGCTGGACGCCGCTCGGGCTCCTCGAGCACCTCGGCGAGGCCGAGCGGTTGTGGGGGCAGATCGTCCTCGCGGGCCGCGTCACACCGCGGCAGTGGCCGAGCGCGGAGGCGGATCGGGCGGATGCCGGGTTCGTGTCCGACCAAGGGGTGGTCGACGTCATCGCCTTCTACCAGGATCAGTGCCGCCAGACCGACCGCGTCCTCGCGGGACTGGCGCCCGACGACCGGCCTCCCGGCGTGCGCCGACCGGACCTGCCGACACCCGTCGACAACGTCCGCGACGTCGTGCTCCATCTCGTCGAGGAGACGGCTCGGCACGCCGGCCACCTCGACATCGCCCGTGAGCTGCTCGACGGCCGGACCGGACTCGGGCCCCGCTAG
- a CDS encoding glycosyltransferase: protein MIRSVHVVIPARDERDLLGPCLTAVQAAMDHARTALPGLSCRCTVVLDGCRDDSARVVRATGARPLVVNHGVVGAARHTGARAVLAADAAAGVPAADSWMACTDADTIVPRHWITGQLELSATYDAVIGTVQPLGLTDPTLLAQWHLRHQLSEGHPHIHGANLGVRGSTYLEIGGYRPLSRGEDVDLVRRIRATTPRWVATDTVRVDTSARFKGRLKGGFSDYLVDLRTDITDITGVAG, encoded by the coding sequence GTGATCAGGTCTGTCCACGTCGTCATACCCGCTCGGGACGAGCGCGATCTGCTCGGTCCCTGCCTGACTGCGGTCCAGGCGGCGATGGACCACGCCCGCACTGCCCTGCCCGGGCTCTCCTGCCGGTGCACCGTCGTCCTCGACGGCTGCCGTGACGACTCGGCGCGGGTCGTGCGCGCCACCGGGGCGCGACCCCTCGTCGTCAACCACGGGGTGGTCGGCGCCGCGCGGCATACCGGCGCGCGCGCCGTCCTCGCGGCTGACGCAGCAGCGGGTGTGCCGGCCGCAGACTCCTGGATGGCGTGCACCGACGCCGACACGATCGTGCCGCGGCACTGGATCACCGGCCAACTCGAGCTCTCGGCCACCTACGACGCCGTCATCGGGACCGTCCAGCCGCTCGGCCTCACCGATCCGACGTTGCTGGCCCAATGGCACCTGCGCCACCAGCTGAGCGAGGGTCACCCGCACATCCACGGGGCCAACCTGGGCGTGCGGGGATCGACCTACCTCGAGATCGGCGGCTACCGACCGCTCAGCCGCGGCGAGGACGTCGACCTGGTCCGGCGCATCCGTGCCACCACGCCCCGCTGGGTCGCGACCGACACCGTCCGGGTGGACACCTCGGCACGCTTCAAGGGTCGCCTCAAGGGCGGGTTCTCCGACTATCTGGTGGACCTGCGGACCGACATCACGGACATCACCGGGGTGGCCGGCTGA
- a CDS encoding ArsR/SmtB family transcription factor, translated as MDIFQAMDAVLHALADPHRRLMVEALSVGETAAGGLGALVPIAQPGVSRHLSVLREAGLVDVRRDGQRRIYRLRPQGLVEVDDWLDARRQEWEHRMRALHTEVARGRRDRQGNE; from the coding sequence ATGGATATCTTCCAGGCCATGGATGCCGTGCTCCACGCCCTCGCAGACCCCCACCGACGCCTCATGGTCGAGGCGCTCAGTGTCGGCGAGACAGCGGCCGGCGGCCTCGGCGCACTCGTGCCCATCGCGCAGCCCGGGGTCTCACGCCATCTGTCGGTGCTGCGCGAGGCAGGTCTGGTCGACGTCCGCCGCGACGGCCAGCGCCGGATCTACCGTCTGCGCCCGCAGGGCCTCGTCGAGGTGGACGACTGGCTCGACGCGCGCAGGCAGGAGTGGGAGCACCGGATGCGAGCGCTGCACACCGAGGTGGCACGAGGCCGCCGAGACCGACAGGGGAACGAGTGA
- a CDS encoding DUF664 domain-containing protein — MPHTHLLAALARERAHVLRAVDGLSEDDLGRPVTASGWSITQLLNHLALDDEMFWISTVLGGDASAISELHDGWSSTPMTGAQAVEVYRRRIALSDDVLATVDLEAPPRWWPPAEVFGGAPMSDGYEVVLRVLTETSVHAGHLDIVREGIDGHQHLVVTGD; from the coding sequence ATGCCCCACACCCACCTGCTCGCCGCGCTCGCAAGGGAGCGGGCGCATGTCCTGCGGGCCGTCGACGGCCTGAGCGAGGACGACCTGGGTCGGCCGGTGACCGCCTCCGGCTGGTCCATCACCCAACTCCTCAACCACCTCGCCCTCGACGACGAGATGTTCTGGATCTCGACGGTCCTCGGCGGCGACGCCTCGGCCATCTCCGAGCTGCACGACGGGTGGTCGTCGACGCCCATGACGGGCGCGCAGGCCGTCGAGGTCTACCGGCGGCGCATCGCCCTCAGCGACGATGTCCTCGCCACCGTCGACCTCGAGGCACCACCGCGCTGGTGGCCGCCGGCGGAGGTCTTCGGCGGTGCACCGATGTCCGACGGGTACGAGGTCGTGCTCCGCGTCCTCACCGAGACGTCGGTGCACGCGGGGCACCTCGACATCGTCCGCGAGGGCATCGACGGGCATCAGCACCTCGTGGTGACCGGCGACTGA
- a CDS encoding helix-hairpin-helix domain-containing protein, with amino-acid sequence MMIRPAELAAIRAGEIDLAFRRWDRPRVKVGTRLRTAVGLVEVTSVEQVSVSTLRAQDARRAGAASLSALRDGLAVRAERPAYRIGLRYAGPDPRTELREQVPDEEEIAAIHTWLDRLDAASAHGPWTRQTLRLIDEYPEVRAPELAARLGRETLPWKADVRKLKEKGLTESLAIGYRLSPRGEAVLDHGGPPRRRTPRPAGMPLPREIGAPATRALRAAGVGSLEEVARWSEAELSALHGVGPVAIARLTEALAEQGLALREND; translated from the coding sequence ATGATGATCCGTCCCGCCGAGCTGGCGGCGATCAGGGCCGGCGAGATCGACCTGGCCTTCCGTCGGTGGGACCGCCCGCGGGTCAAGGTCGGCACGCGCCTGCGGACCGCCGTCGGGCTGGTCGAGGTGACCTCGGTGGAGCAGGTGTCGGTCTCCACGCTCCGGGCGCAGGACGCCCGTCGGGCGGGCGCCGCGAGCCTCTCCGCGCTCAGGGACGGGCTCGCGGTGCGGGCCGAGCGACCGGCATACCGGATCGGGCTGAGGTATGCGGGGCCCGACCCGCGCACCGAGCTGCGCGAGCAGGTGCCCGACGAGGAGGAGATCGCCGCGATCCACACCTGGCTCGACCGCCTCGACGCGGCGTCGGCGCACGGTCCGTGGACGCGCCAGACCCTGCGCCTCATCGACGAGTACCCGGAGGTGCGGGCGCCGGAGCTCGCGGCCCGGCTCGGTCGCGAGACGCTGCCGTGGAAGGCCGATGTCCGCAAACTCAAGGAGAAGGGGCTGACCGAGTCGTTGGCCATCGGCTACCGCCTCTCGCCCCGTGGCGAGGCGGTGCTGGACCACGGCGGTCCGCCACGGCGACGCACACCCCGACCTGCGGGTATGCCGCTGCCCCGGGAGATCGGGGCGCCCGCCACCCGGGCGCTGCGCGCGGCCGGGGTGGGGAGCCTGGAGGAGGTCGCGCGCTGGAGCGAGGCGGAGCTGAGCGCCCTGCACGGCGTCGGCCCGGTCGCGATCGCCCGGCTCACCGAGGCCCTGGCCGAGCAGGGGCTGGCGCTCCGCGAGAACGACTAG
- a CDS encoding class I SAM-dependent DNA methyltransferase — MTSSDLWDADTAARYDRARAAMFAPEVLDPTVDFLAEFAGEGRALELAIGTGRVGIPLLERGVDVTGIELSAPMVEQLHRKRPDLPVSVGDMATTRVEGRYALVYLVFNTIGNLCTQDEQVACFANAASHLQPGGRFVVEVGVPALRQLPPGQVAVPFDVSEGHVGLDTYDPVTQRATSHHYTRQADGSYRYCPHHYRYVWPSELDLMARLAGMRLERRTADWSGAEFTAESQSHVSVWRRD, encoded by the coding sequence ATGACCTCCAGCGACCTGTGGGACGCCGACACCGCGGCCCGCTACGACCGGGCCAGAGCGGCGATGTTCGCCCCCGAGGTGCTCGACCCCACGGTCGACTTCCTCGCCGAGTTCGCCGGTGAGGGCCGCGCGCTGGAGCTGGCGATCGGGACGGGGCGGGTCGGCATACCTCTGCTCGAGCGGGGTGTCGATGTCACCGGGATCGAGCTCTCTGCGCCGATGGTCGAGCAGCTCCACCGGAAGCGGCCGGACCTGCCCGTGAGTGTCGGTGACATGGCCACGACGCGGGTGGAGGGGCGGTATGCGCTCGTCTACCTCGTCTTCAACACCATCGGCAACCTCTGCACCCAGGACGAGCAGGTCGCCTGCTTCGCCAACGCGGCGTCGCACCTGCAGCCCGGCGGCAGGTTCGTCGTCGAGGTCGGGGTGCCCGCGCTGCGGCAGCTGCCGCCCGGGCAGGTCGCGGTGCCCTTCGACGTGAGCGAGGGCCACGTCGGCCTCGACACCTACGACCCGGTGACGCAGCGGGCGACCTCCCACCACTACACCCGGCAGGCCGACGGCTCCTACCGCTACTGCCCGCACCACTACCGCTACGTCTGGCCGAGCGAGCTCGACCTCATGGCCCGGCTCGCCGGGATGCGCCTCGAGCGGCGGACGGCGGACTGGTCCGGGGCGGAGTTCACCGCGGAGTCCCAGAGCCACGTGTCGGTCTGGCGGCGCGACTGA
- a CDS encoding glycoside hydrolase family 32 protein, translating to MTTPTARQEAGAHLRPRAHFTPTGTWMNDPNGLVLHEGTYHLFFQTNPLGLEWGNMSWGHATSPDLLTWTEQDIALRFTQEEAIFSGSVVVDHDNTSGLGEDGRAPLVALYTSHYLEASPRHGTQAQSVAWSTDSGRTWQTHPGNPVLDRGSSDFRDPKVFWHEGRGAWIMVAVEAMDHQVVIYASPDLLTWEHLSTFGPVGSTAGAWECPDLFRLPVRGEPGAEAWVLVVSVGDGGPAGGSGTMYVVGDFDGTTFTAREGETGQWLDVGPDHYAAVSFDNTGERRVMIGWASNWAYAVRTPTPTWRSSMSLARDVHLARSRDGQLRLHQRPVLPEADDVLQRRFTTPAGTTRTATVTTEAGQDPLVIRVDTVGGRLRLDRSRCGDASFDPRFVPVVEAALPEHGVDVDVLVVVDGCVVEVYALDGELALTAQVFPAAALTRVTVTEVAPAV from the coding sequence ATGACCACGCCGACCGCGCGCCAGGAGGCTGGTGCCCACCTCAGGCCCCGCGCCCACTTCACCCCCACGGGCACGTGGATGAACGACCCCAACGGACTCGTCCTCCACGAGGGCACCTACCACCTGTTCTTCCAGACCAACCCGCTCGGCCTGGAGTGGGGCAACATGTCGTGGGGCCACGCCACCTCGCCCGACCTGCTCACCTGGACCGAGCAGGACATCGCGCTGCGGTTCACGCAGGAGGAGGCGATCTTCTCCGGCAGCGTCGTCGTGGACCACGACAACACCTCCGGCCTCGGCGAGGACGGTCGGGCCCCGCTCGTCGCGCTCTACACCAGCCACTACCTCGAGGCGTCCCCACGCCACGGCACGCAGGCGCAGTCGGTGGCGTGGAGCACCGACTCGGGCCGGACCTGGCAGACCCACCCGGGCAACCCGGTCCTGGACCGCGGGAGCTCGGACTTCCGGGACCCCAAGGTCTTCTGGCACGAGGGGCGTGGCGCCTGGATCATGGTGGCCGTGGAGGCGATGGACCACCAGGTCGTCATCTATGCCTCGCCCGACCTGCTCACCTGGGAGCACCTGTCGACCTTCGGGCCGGTGGGCTCCACGGCCGGGGCCTGGGAGTGCCCGGACCTCTTCCGGCTGCCCGTCCGCGGCGAGCCCGGTGCTGAGGCCTGGGTGCTCGTCGTCAGCGTCGGGGACGGGGGCCCGGCCGGAGGGTCGGGGACGATGTATGTCGTCGGTGACTTCGACGGCACGACGTTCACCGCCCGTGAGGGTGAGACCGGGCAGTGGCTCGACGTGGGGCCGGACCACTACGCCGCCGTCTCCTTCGACAACACCGGCGAGCGTCGCGTCATGATCGGCTGGGCCTCCAACTGGGCGTATGCCGTGCGCACGCCGACCCCGACGTGGCGGTCGTCGATGTCGCTGGCCCGCGACGTGCACCTGGCGCGCTCGCGCGACGGCCAGCTGCGGCTGCACCAGCGGCCGGTCCTGCCCGAGGCGGATGACGTGCTTCAGCGGCGCTTCACCACCCCCGCGGGGACGACCCGCACGGCCACCGTCACCACCGAGGCCGGCCAGGACCCGCTGGTCATCAGGGTCGACACCGTGGGCGGCCGGCTGCGGCTGGACCGCTCCCGGTGCGGCGACGCGTCCTTCGACCCGCGGTTCGTGCCGGTCGTCGAGGCGGCCCTGCCCGAGCACGGTGTCGACGTGGACGTCCTCGTCGTCGTCGACGGGTGCGTGGTGGAGGTCTACGCGCTGGACGGCGAGCTCGCCCTCACCGCGCAGGTCTTCCCGGCCGCCGCCCTGACCCGGGTCACGGTCACCGAGGTGGCACCTGCGGTCTGA
- a CDS encoding DUF2461 domain-containing protein: MGTFTGIPHAATDFYARLEQDNSRDFWAAHKADYEEHVRAPLEALTAELAEDFGEAKLFRPHRDVRFSADKSPYKTHQGAYVAVAEATGWYVQVSADGLMLGGGCYQMDSARLKAYRAAVDSPGTGQQLRQIVEDLRGEGWEIGGEQVKTAPRGWDREHERIELLRHKALTGMRWVEDGDIVTTPRLVEEVRQRWSRLRPLVDWLARTDPAARH; the protein is encoded by the coding sequence ATGGGCACCTTCACCGGCATCCCGCACGCCGCCACCGACTTCTACGCCCGGCTGGAGCAGGACAACAGCCGTGACTTCTGGGCCGCGCACAAGGCCGACTACGAGGAGCACGTGCGGGCGCCGCTGGAGGCGCTGACCGCGGAGCTGGCCGAGGATTTCGGCGAGGCGAAGCTCTTCCGACCGCACCGCGACGTGCGCTTCTCGGCCGACAAGAGCCCCTACAAGACGCACCAGGGCGCCTACGTCGCGGTGGCCGAGGCGACCGGGTGGTACGTCCAGGTCTCCGCCGACGGGCTCATGCTGGGCGGCGGCTGCTACCAGATGGACTCCGCGCGGCTCAAGGCCTACCGCGCCGCGGTGGACTCCCCCGGCACCGGCCAGCAGCTGCGGCAGATCGTCGAGGACCTGCGCGGCGAGGGGTGGGAGATCGGCGGCGAGCAGGTCAAGACCGCTCCACGCGGCTGGGACCGTGAGCACGAGCGGATCGAGCTGCTCCGGCACAAGGCGCTGACGGGTATGCGGTGGGTCGAGGACGGCGACATCGTCACCACGCCGCGGCTGGTCGAGGAGGTCCGCCAGCGCTGGTCGCGGCTGCGCCCGCTCGTGGACTGGCTGGCCCGCACCGATCCCGCCGCGCGGCACTGA
- a CDS encoding penicillin-binding transpeptidase domain-containing protein encodes MPARLRVSENVWSLAWEHALLGVPKGQRLELEQVRAPRADIVDREGEPLATARPVWRFGTDKTLVEGEEATDAARDLADAAGLDPEAYAERVSSAGPEAFVELITYRQSDPDGQELATATEGIPGAVALEDEQVLGPTRTFAQPLLGTVGPVTAELLEEAPDRYAAGDVVGLTGLQAAFDDRLRGGQAAVVSAVDVDTGSSTVVMEQEEVPGEELRLTLSGPLQREAEAALADVEPPSALVALDHTTGDLLAVANGPGSEGASTALAGQYAPGSTLKVASALGLLREGFTPDSEVTCTEELTVDGYPFTNVPGYPESALGTITLRTALANSCNTALIAERDQVPMDALATTAADLGLGAVWDMPVTAFSGSVPDAAQSDTEHAATLIGQGRVLASPTAMAALAGTVAQGEQVVPRIVADQQVPTATGGIEPSEAEALQEMMRAVVTEGGAAMLADNPGPPVLAKTGTAEFGTQSPPQTHVWMIAVQGDLAVAVFLEEGERGSTTAGPVMDAFLTEAQRLGD; translated from the coding sequence TGCCGGCGCGGCTGCGCGTCTCGGAGAATGTCTGGTCCCTGGCCTGGGAGCATGCCCTGCTCGGGGTACCCAAGGGTCAGCGCCTCGAGCTGGAGCAGGTGCGAGCCCCGCGGGCCGACATCGTCGACCGGGAGGGGGAGCCGCTCGCGACCGCGAGGCCGGTCTGGCGGTTCGGGACGGACAAGACGCTGGTCGAGGGGGAGGAGGCCACCGACGCGGCCCGGGACCTGGCGGACGCCGCCGGCCTCGACCCGGAGGCCTACGCGGAGCGGGTGTCGTCGGCCGGGCCGGAGGCCTTCGTCGAGCTCATCACCTACCGCCAGAGCGACCCCGACGGCCAGGAGCTGGCGACGGCGACCGAGGGCATACCCGGAGCGGTCGCGCTCGAGGACGAGCAGGTGCTCGGCCCGACCCGGACCTTCGCCCAGCCGCTGCTCGGCACCGTCGGTCCGGTGACGGCCGAGCTGCTCGAGGAGGCGCCCGACCGCTACGCCGCCGGTGACGTCGTCGGGCTGACCGGCCTGCAGGCCGCCTTCGACGACCGGCTGCGGGGCGGTCAGGCGGCCGTGGTCAGCGCCGTGGACGTCGACACGGGCAGCTCCACCGTGGTCATGGAGCAGGAGGAGGTGCCAGGTGAGGAACTGCGGCTCACCCTGAGCGGTCCCCTGCAGCGCGAGGCCGAGGCGGCGCTCGCGGACGTGGAACCGCCGAGTGCCCTCGTGGCGCTGGACCACACGACGGGCGACCTGCTGGCGGTCGCCAACGGGCCGGGCTCCGAGGGCGCGTCGACCGCGCTCGCGGGGCAGTACGCCCCGGGCTCGACCTTGAAGGTGGCCTCGGCGCTGGGCCTGCTGCGCGAGGGATTCACCCCGGACTCGGAGGTCACCTGCACCGAGGAGCTGACGGTGGACGGCTATCCGTTCACCAACGTTCCGGGCTACCCGGAGTCGGCCCTGGGCACCATCACGCTGCGGACCGCGCTGGCCAACTCCTGCAACACCGCTCTCATCGCCGAGCGGGACCAGGTGCCGATGGACGCGCTGGCCACCACCGCAGCGGACCTCGGTCTGGGCGCTGTCTGGGACATGCCGGTGACCGCCTTCTCCGGCTCCGTCCCCGACGCGGCGCAGAGCGACACCGAGCACGCAGCGACCCTCATCGGCCAGGGCCGGGTGCTCGCCTCACCGACGGCCATGGCGGCGCTCGCCGGCACCGTCGCGCAGGGCGAGCAGGTCGTCCCGCGGATCGTCGCTGATCAGCAGGTGCCGACGGCCACAGGGGGGATCGAGCCGTCGGAGGCGGAGGCGCTCCAGGAGATGATGCGCGCGGTCGTCACCGAGGGGGGAGCCGCCATGCTCGCGGACAACCCCGGCCCGCCCGTCCTGGCGAAGACCGGCACGGCGGAGTTCGGCACGCAGAGCCCGCCGCAGACCCACGTGTGGATGATCGCCGTCCAGGGCGACCTCGCGGTCGCCGTCTTCCTCGAGGAGGGCGAGCGCGGCTCCACCACCGCCGGGCCGGTCATGGACGCCTTCCTCACCGAGGCCCAGCGACTCGGGGACTGA
- a CDS encoding SRPBCC family protein, with product MSPMGHNGLLGEVRVVDGVSVVHVEDVYDTDSDDLWQAITDPARLRRWIATVEGDLQPGGLFRASFVGGWEGPGRIEVCDAPHRLLLTMEPDAADETSLEALLSAQDHGTRLVIEERGIPADQAPDHAAGWQAHLEDLRTVLDGRPTGPWSQRWAALRPAYGSPERR from the coding sequence ATGTCACCGATGGGCCACAACGGGCTGCTGGGCGAGGTGAGAGTGGTGGACGGCGTGTCCGTCGTCCACGTCGAAGACGTCTACGACACCGACAGCGACGACCTGTGGCAGGCGATCACCGACCCCGCGAGGCTGCGCCGATGGATCGCGACGGTCGAGGGTGACCTGCAGCCAGGAGGGCTCTTCAGAGCCTCGTTCGTCGGCGGCTGGGAAGGCCCCGGCCGGATCGAGGTCTGCGACGCGCCGCACCGCCTCCTGCTCACGATGGAGCCGGACGCGGCCGACGAGACCTCCCTCGAGGCACTCCTCAGCGCGCAGGACCACGGCACGCGCCTCGTCATCGAGGAGCGGGGGATCCCGGCCGACCAGGCGCCCGACCACGCAGCAGGCTGGCAGGCGCACCTCGAGGACCTCCGCACCGTTCTCGACGGACGCCCGACGGGGCCGTGGTCGCAGCGCTGGGCGGCGTTGCGGCCGGCCTACGGATCGCCGGAGCGACGGTGA